The Aspergillus oryzae RIB40 DNA, chromosome 5 genome segment CTGTAGTATCGCTTTTAAGCTAAAGATATTCTCGTATTCTTGATGCGGGCCACTAGTAGTTTCACTACTGGCTTACGTGGAGACTCTGCCTAAACTTCGTTACATCCCAAAGATACTAGAAAATAGACATCGAGAGTGTCTTGAGGGAAAACGGATCGAATGTGTGAAATTCCTCAAATTGACCTAAAGAGATTTCGACGAAGAGCGACCGGAGTATTCCAATCTAAGGGAACCATTTTCCGGAGGTGGTCAGGGTCTTCTTTGTGGACTCTGGTCTTTGAGCTGATCGGTGCGGCTTAGCTTCACGAGGAAACCTTCGCGTGGtccaagagaaaaataagGCTCTCCACTCATATTTCTCCGCTCTCCGCCGACTGCCGTCATCGATCGATGCCTTACGCTGTACAACGCAGTGCACTCGCCCTCCTAATCCAACTCACTCGCTAGTCGATGCAGCGACATCATCGCCTCTGGGCGTCGCACCATGGCGGCTGTCAATCGGAATATGTTTGACGCCAGCGTTACAACAGATCGACCGCGCGGAGCGTCGTTGATGGTTCTACCGTTGAATTTGATCGCGTCCATTATCTCCCACGTATGTCTtacttgatcttgttgtGGAATGCGCAAGCGATCAAGCTAACTTGGAAAATCTAATCCTTACAGTTAGAAGATCCTGGCGACCTTGCTCGTCTATGCCGAACATGTCGAGTCCTCAACTACATGACGCTCCCGCAGCTCTACAAGAGCATTACCCTGACATCCTACGATAGGATCCGATACCGTGGGGATCAGCCGGAAGGGATGGGAAGCGCAAGCCCTTTCTCAATGGGCCTTAACGCCATTATCACCCGTCCTTACGCATCGCTGGTTCGGTCGCTGACGCTCCGGGGAAACTGGCGGGAGtcggagctggaagagcatgCGCGCATTGGTCGGGTGACAGATTCCTCCATGATGCTGAATATTGTGGTGCGGGCGGCTATCGATAAGATGAAAGAGCTGGAGAGCTTCAGCTGGGAGCTCAATACCAAGATGCTAGAAACCGTCTACCTCGGGCTGGCGCAACAACCTAAGCTGACTTCGCTGACTATACGGTTCCCCTCGAGCCGTCACCCTCGACCGACGATCGTCATACCTCCAATGCCTCATCTGCGGCGCTTGGAAATCACCGATATCGACCCTCTCTGCTACCCAGACGACATTTCGACTCTGCTTTGGAAGTCTAAGAAGTTGCAAGAACTCAACCTGCACTGGTCACCTCGAATGAGGGAAGAGCAAGAGCCCAGCGTCATGGTCCATGACTACTTCCGCAAATGCATATCGGCAAAGCAGCCTCTTCGAGTCAAGAAGATAGGGCTTCGGAATTTGTACGCTCTTCATACCGAAGAGTTCAATCTTGCGTTCGATCAAACCATAGTCGAAGATGTCACCATCCTTACTAATGTCAAATCGGACGACTGCAACTTCATGAACACATTTGTTGACAGTACCTGGCCGATTTCTCCGCCTCATATCATCAGGATCAAGAGCATTAGACAGGATCGTTTCAATAGAAGGCATGCGGACTTCCTAGGGAATTTCACTGGATTGGAAAGATTGTATTTCGTCAATGCAACGCCCAATCCGAACGATATGAGATCACCCAAGCACTTGGAATATCCAGCTCCGACCCCACCCTTTGTGGACCATAATCATAACAACCCAGGCAGTGCTCCAGCCTATACTCCCGACACCACCCCATCTTGTTCTCCCGGATTGCAGGCCAGCATCCGTGATGCCTACCTCAATAACATAATCATAAACCACGCTGCAACTCTACGACATCTCTTGCTCCCTTCCTACTGGCCGCTATCATCAAATACGATTGCGCGTATTGTTCACTCTAGCCCGCAACTTGAGCAGCTTGCTTTTGCAACAGAATTTTCCAGCATGGAGACACTAGGGCTACTGCTCCCATTCCTCCGTAACCTAGTTGCTGTGCGCCTTTTAGTTCCAACCGGTGCTACGTCGTCGCCGCAGACGCCACGGCCACCGAAAGCGAGCTTGGGGCGCTTATCGTCATGTCCGGCGGAAGATGTATTCGCATCCGCATTATCTCTCGCAGATATCGTGGAAGCCGACGACGATATCCTTATTGAAAAGTTCTCTGAATCGCTCGCGGATCCACAGGTATTCAGTCAGCTGAGATTTTTCGGTTTCGGCTGGAAAGCATTCGAGCTGCTGGACTACTATACAATCCCCGCTGTCCCTCCCCTTGAGCGTACCGTTGAATCCCAATCACAATCCCCGGCCGATCTAGTGGGCGAGGAGGTCAATGGATGTCGAGAGCCTTACCAAAATGGATTGTCACATAAAGACGACGGAACAGGTGCCTCCAGTATATTGACTCCAGCCCCAGTCTGTCAAACCCCGCCCCTAGGGCCAGCACCGAGGACAAGCCAGACTCCTTCGTTGCTAGGCAAACGAAGGCGAGAACATGAGCTGAACCCAGGCGCACCACCTAAGAAGGGCATGTCGCGCGAAAATCCCATAGAGGTATCGGAGTTCAACACTTGTCTGCCAACAACACTCACGAATGGCCGTGTATGGAGACGTCGGGTGCGACGGGTGGGCTGGGACGTTGTAAAACGCTACGAGATATGGGGCTTGGACACTCAAGAATTATGATCATCGTCACAGACGACTAGTTCGAACTGCACATATATGCTTTGGGGTCCCAGGATGGGAGGGGCGTTGGTTGTTTTCGTTCGTCCCTGCTTTTTATATGGGATGGGGTGAGTACTGGTGTCGTATTGTTCATACGGAATCTTATTGCACAGGGGCTAACGGCCCATCCTGCAGGTTATTCTTGTGCATAATTAAGACTATATAACTCTACATATTTTGGTCCGCGGAGCATAGTCGGTGTTCGGTACACGGCTGTTTCTCGTCCGGGTTTCCTGCTACTGTCTGTCCAGGTTCTCggttttgatttcttcacCTTTTAAGATATCCCCGTTTCGTACATGGAATGTACATTTAAGGACATAACTCCACTACTACAGTTAAATATAAGAATATGTGAATTAATACTGAATAACAAGCTACCGAGGCTATGACTAATAGCTGTATTTGTATCTGTAATTCCCAGGGCCAAGTTATTACTTTTTTTACTAAGTTAATACATATTTCAGAATATAAACGTCATGAACTTTACTAACTCCTACGAGGCTTGGATTCAAGGATAGCAGCGCCTCCATTGTAAATACAGAAAAGTAAGAATAATATAGTTCTCTTCCTAAAGATGCAAATCTCGTGATAGGTCGCTTCGACATAGATTTCAATGCTACTTCGGTGTCATATGCTTTTATAGATCTTTGATTCTTCTACTGAATCCCCTTTGTATGTGTTAAGACCGCCCTGACGCGAATGCCCTGACGGCCatctctatatatttcacATAGATCACTGTTGTGTGGGCCCTTGCTTCCAGCAAAGTAATCATGCAATTTTATTTGAGTCCCACCTCTTCTTTGAGACATTGTCAAGTTCCTATATTATTTAGGGGTATCTGTTCCGGTAGGGCAGGCGGGTGAAATGTGAATGTATGGGAAATCATATTATCTGCCATCCCTTACTTCTCTTCATTGTACAGTATAATAAGCAGCCCATGATGATCTGAATTCCAATACGCATGATCGTAtggagatcttcttccacaCCAAAcgccaatcttcttctttgaaagcTAAGCCCATGCAATGAATTGCCCTTATCATTCATATTTCACAAGTTCATAATCTCTCAATGAGCGATCTCTCATCCTGATGGGTATGGTGATGCCCGGGAAAGTATAGGATTTTCACCGCTATTGAACTCAACATAAACATGGATAGTATAGTCCGGTATGAATAAGGGAGTGAAGTGCAGGGTGGGTTGCAGTATGAATTCCCGGGTATATCGAAAACCTCTTGTAATGAATTATGCGGAGCTATAGTGTGGCTGAT includes the following:
- a CDS encoding uncharacterized protein (predicted protein), with product MAAVNRNMFDASVTTDRPRGASLMVLPLNLIASIISHLEDPGDLARLCRTCRVLNYMTLPQLYKSITLTSYDRIRYRGDQPEGMGSASPFSMGLNAIITRPYASLVRSLTLRGNWRESELEEHARIGRVTDSSMMLNIVVRAAIDKMKELESFSWELNTKMLETVYLGLAQQPKLTSLTIRFPSSRHPRPTIVIPPMPHLRRLEITDIDPLCYPDDISTLLWKSKKLQELNLHWSPRMREEQEPSVMVHDYFRKCISAKQPLRVKKIGLRNLYALHTEEFNLAFDQTIVEDVTILTNVKSDDCNFMNTFVDSTWPISPPHIIRIKSIRQDRFNRRHADFLGNFTGLERLYFVNATPNPNDMRSPKHLEYPAPTPPFVDHNHNNPGSAPAYTPDTTPSCSPGLQASIRDAYLNNIIINHAATLRHLLLPSYWPLSSNTIARIVHSSPQLEQLAFATEFSSMETLGLLLPFLRNLVAVRLLVPTGATSSPQTPRPPKASLGRLSSCPAEDVFASALSLADIVEADDDILIEKFSESLADPQVFSQLRFFGFGWKAFELLDYYTIPAVPPLERTVESQSQSPADLVGEEYIDSSPSLSNPAPRASTEDKPDSFVARQTKART